A single genomic interval of Paenibacillus sp. J23TS9 harbors:
- the yunB gene encoding sporulation protein YunB: protein MKRRARWRSRGAGKPRSRRKVWLIGALIFLILLLQFFAYVENHLKPPIMHLAKIRMKQIGTDAINEAIASQVAEGRNAEQLIDWKMDSSGKVSGFMLNYAEHMKITSDTFKVVQTTLQNKHMLSESIPLGQALGSPLIASFGPNVPIRIEPQGAVKVDLNTREKDAGINMVLVEVYIHVTVEVAVVVPFDMEPEVIDTEIPVSYLMVVGDVPMYYYNSQGQPVGNAGAPNIALPGITGNAASSQTGQSGHGKETPAIPGISTGESGESSEKSDESKTSETK from the coding sequence ATGAAAAGAAGAGCGAGATGGCGGAGCAGAGGAGCGGGCAAGCCGCGGAGCCGGAGGAAGGTATGGCTGATCGGTGCGCTCATATTCCTGATCCTGCTGCTGCAATTTTTTGCGTATGTAGAAAACCATTTAAAGCCTCCAATTATGCATCTGGCTAAAATCCGCATGAAGCAGATCGGAACAGATGCCATCAATGAAGCCATTGCTTCACAGGTGGCAGAGGGCAGAAACGCGGAGCAGCTGATTGACTGGAAAATGGATTCCTCCGGAAAAGTCTCCGGATTTATGCTGAATTATGCCGAGCATATGAAAATCACTTCGGATACCTTTAAAGTCGTTCAAACCACACTGCAAAACAAACATATGCTCTCTGAGAGTATCCCGCTCGGTCAAGCACTGGGAAGTCCACTCATCGCTTCGTTTGGGCCGAATGTTCCAATCCGTATTGAGCCTCAAGGGGCCGTTAAGGTGGATCTGAATACGAGGGAAAAGGATGCCGGTATTAACATGGTACTGGTAGAAGTCTACATCCATGTGACAGTTGAGGTGGCTGTTGTTGTTCCTTTCGATATGGAGCCGGAGGTCATTGATACGGAAATTCCGGTTTCTTATCTGATGGTGGTAGGGGATGTGCCGATGTACTATTACAACAGCCAGGGGCAGCCAGTAGGAAATGCGGGCGCTCCGAATATTGCACTGCCTGGAATTACGGGAAACGCTGCCTCCTCACAAACAGGCCAAAGCGGACATGGAAAAGAAACACCTGCCATTCCGGGAATATCTACCGGGGAATCGGGAGAGTCCAGTGAAAAGAGCGATGAATCAAAAACCTCAGAAACAAAGTAA